The following are from one region of the Rhodopirellula sp. P2 genome:
- the rho gene encoding transcription termination factor Rho, producing the protein MRHPDKDVDKRVRELDAERDPLSLPEEIVSEVTRAGGRVGIPAKDQSSKQALNINDLQKLDHDELLALAETEGLQEIAALPRQDLVFRLLKARMSANGLMYGEGTLEILPDGFGFLRSAQYHYLSCPDDIYVSPSQIRRFGLHTGSHVAGQIRPPKENERYFALLRIEAINHADPMQRQRQKPFDDLTPLHPRVRIVTEYDAQELSTRVVDLFTPIGFGQRGLIVSPPRAGKTMLMQSLARGVLNNYPDAYVVVLLIDERPEEVTDMEREITSPQCEVISSTFDEPPARHIQVAQMVVEKAKRMVESGTDVVIFLDSITRLARAYNSDSESATGKLLTGGLDAGAMQKPKSFFGSARKVEEGGSLTILATALVDTGSRMDDVIFEEFKGTGNLEIVLDQDLVARRVWPAIDLTRSGTRREEMLLDQEEHRRIETLRRELADHSPVDSMTELIKRMRKTQNNAEFLMSVQPQD; encoded by the coding sequence ATGCGCCACCCAGACAAAGACGTCGATAAACGCGTTCGCGAGCTCGATGCGGAACGCGATCCGCTCTCGTTGCCCGAAGAGATTGTCAGTGAAGTGACACGCGCGGGCGGTCGAGTTGGCATTCCCGCGAAGGATCAATCCTCGAAGCAAGCGTTGAATATCAACGATTTGCAGAAGCTTGATCACGATGAGTTGCTGGCTCTGGCCGAAACGGAAGGCTTGCAAGAGATCGCAGCTTTGCCGCGGCAAGATCTTGTCTTTCGCCTGCTGAAGGCGCGGATGAGCGCCAACGGTTTGATGTACGGCGAAGGCACGCTGGAAATCCTCCCCGACGGGTTCGGGTTCTTGCGAAGCGCGCAGTACCACTACCTTTCCTGTCCCGATGACATTTATGTCTCGCCCAGCCAGATTCGACGGTTTGGTCTGCACACGGGATCGCACGTTGCTGGACAAATTCGTCCGCCCAAGGAAAACGAGCGTTACTTCGCGCTCCTTCGGATTGAAGCGATCAATCACGCCGATCCGATGCAGCGTCAGCGTCAGAAACCGTTTGACGATTTGACTCCGTTGCACCCGCGGGTGCGAATTGTCACTGAGTATGACGCACAAGAACTGAGCACACGGGTGGTCGACCTGTTCACGCCGATTGGATTTGGCCAACGCGGATTGATCGTCAGCCCGCCACGCGCTGGCAAAACCATGTTGATGCAGAGTTTGGCTCGCGGTGTACTGAACAATTACCCGGACGCGTATGTCGTTGTGCTGCTGATCGATGAGCGGCCCGAGGAAGTCACAGACATGGAACGCGAGATCACTTCGCCGCAGTGTGAAGTGATCAGCAGCACGTTTGATGAACCTCCGGCGCGACACATTCAAGTCGCTCAGATGGTTGTTGAAAAAGCCAAGCGAATGGTGGAGTCGGGAACCGATGTGGTCATCTTCCTGGATTCAATCACGCGATTGGCGCGGGCTTACAACAGTGACAGTGAATCAGCGACCGGCAAACTCTTGACGGGTGGCCTGGACGCGGGAGCCATGCAAAAACCAAAGTCCTTCTTTGGGTCGGCTCGAAAAGTCGAAGAAGGAGGCTCGCTCACGATCTTGGCGACCGCCTTGGTCGACACGGGCAGCCGCATGGACGATGTGATCTTTGAAGAATTCAAAGGCACCGGCAACTTGGAAATCGTTCTGGACCAAGACTTGGTGGCTCGACGAGTTTGGCCAGCCATTGATCTGACACGCAGCGGCACACGACGCGAAGAAATGTTGCTGGATCAAGAAGAGCACCGCCGGATCGAAACTTTGCGACGCGAGTTAGCGGATCATTCGCCGGTCGATTCCATGACGGAACTGATCAAACGCATGCGGAAGACCCAGAACAACGCCGAGTTTCTGATGAGTGTTCAGCCTCAGGATTGA
- a CDS encoding ammonium transporter has translation MMGIGGSLASVASAQEEPSAAMETAEVADAGDADSEEPAADAGVGYAFDNGFLFLCAVLVLFMQAGFAMVEVGLNSSKNTINILSKNLMDLSVGALLFFFVGFGIMYPGSYGDVTNGFFAFGGTGIYESSPDQTFSPQVDWFFQAVFAATAATIVSGAVAGRMKFNAYLVYSALLTGLIYPISGFWKWGGGWLMQFGEQAADGSFAMGFQDFAGSAVVHAVGGFAGLAGAIFLGPRLGRYTAEGKSVPLPGHNVAFAALGVFILWVGWYGFNPGSQLAFQSSADIDATVFIAVNTTLAAAAGVIVATAVSWGLFGKPDLTMGLNGALGGLVGITACCDAMSNTMSIVVGGVAGALVVLSIIVLDKAKIDDPVGAFPVHGVCGVWGCMALGILPNAHLESGSTSFMIQLIGTASICAWAFITMSVVFGVLKAMGMLRVSPQEEQAGLDISEHGMHAYPSDAVAGGSVI, from the coding sequence ATGATGGGGATCGGCGGTTCACTCGCGTCGGTAGCTTCGGCTCAGGAAGAGCCCTCGGCTGCAATGGAAACTGCAGAGGTCGCCGACGCGGGTGACGCTGATTCAGAGGAACCCGCAGCGGATGCGGGAGTCGGGTACGCCTTCGACAATGGCTTCCTGTTTCTCTGTGCCGTCTTGGTTCTGTTCATGCAAGCTGGCTTCGCGATGGTCGAAGTCGGGCTGAACTCCTCCAAGAACACAATCAACATCCTTTCCAAGAACTTGATGGATTTGTCCGTTGGGGCACTCCTGTTCTTCTTCGTCGGCTTCGGGATCATGTATCCGGGCAGCTATGGCGATGTCACAAACGGTTTCTTCGCCTTTGGTGGCACAGGGATCTACGAATCGAGTCCCGACCAAACATTCTCGCCACAAGTCGACTGGTTCTTCCAAGCCGTCTTCGCTGCAACCGCCGCAACGATCGTTTCCGGTGCTGTTGCTGGCCGAATGAAATTCAACGCTTACTTGGTTTACAGTGCCCTCCTGACTGGATTGATCTACCCGATCAGCGGCTTCTGGAAATGGGGCGGCGGATGGTTGATGCAGTTCGGCGAACAAGCCGCTGACGGCAGCTTCGCAATGGGCTTCCAAGACTTCGCTGGTTCGGCAGTGGTTCACGCAGTCGGTGGTTTCGCCGGCCTCGCTGGTGCGATTTTCCTCGGCCCTCGCCTGGGTCGCTACACCGCTGAAGGCAAGAGCGTTCCCTTGCCAGGTCACAACGTTGCTTTCGCTGCTCTGGGTGTGTTCATCCTGTGGGTGGGGTGGTACGGATTCAACCCGGGTAGCCAACTGGCTTTCCAATCGTCAGCTGACATTGACGCAACCGTCTTCATCGCTGTGAACACCACCCTCGCCGCAGCCGCTGGCGTGATTGTTGCAACCGCTGTTTCCTGGGGCCTGTTCGGCAAACCTGACCTGACCATGGGCCTGAACGGTGCACTGGGCGGATTGGTTGGCATCACGGCTTGCTGTGACGCGATGAGCAACACGATGTCAATCGTTGTCGGTGGTGTTGCCGGTGCCTTGGTTGTGCTGAGCATCATCGTCTTGGACAAAGCCAAAATCGACGATCCCGTCGGTGCTTTCCCTGTCCACGGTGTCTGTGGTGTTTGGGGCTGCATGGCTCTCGGCATCCTGCCAAACGCTCACCTCGAATCTGGCTCGACCAGCTTCATGATTCAACTGATCGGAACCGCTTCGATCTGTGCCTGGGCCTTCATCACCATGTCGGTCGTCTTCGGAGTTCTCAAAGCGATGGGCATGCTGCGAGTTTCGCCACAAGAAGAACA
- the ribH gene encoding 6,7-dimethyl-8-ribityllumazine synthase, giving the protein MPSIDGTTGNLPSGRVAIIASRYNANICDSMVQAALQSLTDAGIPADKHWLIRVPGAWELCWAVEQAFQHADVIGAITLGCVIKGETTHDEHINRAVSDTLMEQSVRSGRPIGFGLLTCNTVEQAIQRSGGTVGNKGHEAADAMLEMLRLQTKMR; this is encoded by the coding sequence ATGCCCTCCATTGATGGAACCACAGGAAACCTGCCCAGCGGACGCGTCGCGATCATCGCCAGTCGGTACAACGCCAACATCTGCGATTCGATGGTCCAAGCGGCCTTGCAATCGCTCACCGACGCTGGAATTCCGGCGGACAAGCATTGGTTGATCCGTGTGCCAGGAGCCTGGGAATTGTGCTGGGCGGTGGAGCAAGCGTTCCAGCATGCCGATGTGATCGGTGCCATCACCCTGGGGTGCGTGATCAAAGGCGAAACCACTCATGATGAACACATCAACCGCGCCGTCAGTGACACTCTGATGGAACAGTCAGTGCGATCCGGTCGTCCGATTGGGTTTGGGTTGTTGACTTGCAACACGGTCGAGCAAGCCATCCAGCGCAGCGGTGGGACGGTGGGCAACAAGGGGCACGAAGCCGCTGATGCGATGTTGGAAATGCTGCGTTTGCAAACCAAAATGCGTTAG